One window from the genome of Bacillus tianshenii encodes:
- a CDS encoding amidohydrolase, translating into MFKKLFENYEQLYSELVQFRRDLHMYPEVSHEEVETPKKIAAYLRKLGLEVREGVGGNGVVARLQGGKPGKTIALRADFDALPIQDEKEVAYKSRVPGVMHACGHDIHTASLLGVANVLSRYRDEIEGNVVFIHQFAEEVSPGGAEAMIADGCLEGVDEIYGAHVWSEDPVGQISFCEGFAMAAADIFEINVFGQGGHGAQPHKTIDPITASCQLVSNLQQIASRKTDPLKAVVVTVGAFQSGKALNVIPDKVYLGGTVRSFDEEVRDETEALIRKMTASTCDVFGAKAEVHYVRGHAAVYNHPTETKKVKTLAQHLFGKEHVIDKEPIMGAEDFGYYLQKVPGTFFFVGGRNPELNAVYSHHHPKFDVDEKAMINIGKTFLSIIFEKQIREQKEGAEQQIKN; encoded by the coding sequence TTGTTTAAAAAATTATTTGAAAATTATGAACAATTATATTCAGAGCTTGTTCAGTTTAGACGAGATTTACATATGTATCCTGAGGTTTCGCATGAAGAAGTGGAAACACCAAAGAAAATAGCCGCATACTTAAGGAAACTAGGACTGGAGGTAAGGGAAGGTGTCGGTGGAAATGGTGTCGTGGCGAGGCTACAAGGTGGAAAACCTGGCAAAACAATTGCACTCCGAGCAGACTTTGATGCTCTTCCAATCCAAGATGAAAAAGAAGTAGCTTACAAGTCAAGGGTTCCAGGTGTTATGCATGCTTGTGGTCATGATATACATACAGCCTCTTTATTAGGAGTGGCAAATGTATTAAGTCGTTACCGAGATGAAATTGAGGGAAATGTCGTGTTTATCCATCAATTTGCCGAAGAAGTTTCTCCAGGCGGCGCAGAAGCAATGATTGCTGATGGCTGTCTTGAAGGTGTAGATGAAATCTACGGAGCACATGTATGGTCAGAGGACCCAGTTGGACAAATCAGCTTTTGCGAAGGGTTTGCGATGGCAGCAGCCGATATCTTCGAGATAAATGTTTTTGGTCAAGGGGGACATGGCGCTCAGCCTCATAAAACAATTGACCCCATTACAGCATCATGTCAGCTCGTTTCAAATTTACAGCAAATTGCAAGTCGTAAGACCGATCCACTGAAAGCAGTGGTTGTGACAGTAGGGGCTTTTCAAAGTGGGAAGGCGTTAAACGTTATTCCAGATAAAGTGTATTTAGGCGGAACAGTACGTTCATTTGATGAAGAAGTGCGGGATGAAACAGAGGCACTTATCCGTAAAATGACCGCCTCCACATGTGATGTCTTCGGAGCGAAGGCAGAAGTTCACTACGTAAGAGGACATGCTGCTGTATATAATCATCCAACCGAAACGAAAAAAGTAAAAACTCTTGCTCAGCACCTTTTTGGTAAGGAGCATGTGATCGATAAAGAACCGATTATGGGAGCTGAGGACTTCGGGTATTATTTGCAGAAAGTCCCAGGAACGTTCTTCTTTGTAGGAGGTCGTAATCCAGAATTGAACGCAGTCTATTCTCATCATCATCCGAAGTTTGATGTAGATGAAAAAGCAATGATCAATATCGGCAAAACATTCTTGTCTATTATTTTTGAAAAGCAAATAAGAGAACAGAAAGAAGGGGCAGAACAACAAATTAAAAATTAG
- a CDS encoding response regulator transcription factor, producing the protein MIKVLFVDDHEMVRIGVSSYLSAQPDIDVIGEADDGAKAVQLALELRPDIILMDLVMKEMDGIEATEQIISQWPEAKIIIVTSFVDDEKVYPALEAGATSYMLKTSKASEIANAIRDTYEGQSVLEPEVTGKMMMKMRSKRNQPLHEQLTNREMEVLLLMADGKANQDIADELFISLKTVKAHVSNILSKLEVQDRTQAVIYAFKHSLVE; encoded by the coding sequence ATGATTAAGGTATTGTTTGTCGATGATCATGAAATGGTACGGATTGGTGTCTCCTCTTATTTATCTGCTCAACCTGATATTGATGTTATTGGCGAAGCAGATGATGGCGCAAAAGCAGTACAGCTTGCTTTAGAGCTGCGGCCAGATATCATTTTGATGGATCTTGTGATGAAGGAAATGGATGGGATTGAGGCGACAGAGCAAATTATAAGTCAATGGCCTGAAGCAAAAATTATTATTGTGACAAGCTTCGTAGACGATGAGAAAGTCTATCCAGCGCTTGAGGCTGGAGCAACAAGTTATATGCTAAAAACATCAAAAGCAAGCGAAATTGCAAATGCAATCCGTGATACATATGAGGGACAATCTGTGCTCGAACCAGAAGTGACGGGGAAAATGATGATGAAAATGCGGAGCAAGAGAAATCAGCCGCTGCATGAACAGCTGACAAACAGAGAAATGGAAGTCCTGCTGCTCATGGCAGACGGCAAAGCAAACCAAGACATTGCAGATGAGCTGTTCATTTCATTGAAAACAGTGAAAGCACATGTAAGCAATATCTTAAGTAAGCTGGAAGTGCAAGATCGTACCCAGGCTGTCATCTATGCATTTAAGCACTCATTAGTTGAATAA